Genomic window (Drosophila albomicans strain 15112-1751.03 chromosome X, ASM965048v2, whole genome shotgun sequence):
tCTCACTTTTTAAATAGGGCCTGCACTTGATTATTTTTAGGAAAAACATAACtaacatttggtataaataattttatggcATGCTCTGCTCGCCTGTAGCTGCGCCGCTTTTGGTTATCGATTGCCATACTCATCGATAAGCAGCTGGCGAGTGGCAATTCGAATTAAAAACCGTTAAGCTGGCATACTAAACGTATACTTACTTTTATAGAAGAAAAGAAGgaactttttatttgttttgcatacacacaaaaatttcatgtttatttattgtttcgattttcttaaattattagctgttgttgttgttctttgtaGTGTTTATCAATTATTGGTATACTTATTAGATTTCTGAAGTTCAATGTAAGCACATctgttttatgtgtgtatttgaatCAGGTTTCAATTTGTTCGGtatttagttttgtatttattgttgatGTATATTCAAAAGTGTCTAGTGTCTTGAAACCAAATAACTTCGTTGGGTGTGTCATTTGCAAATGACAACATAAAAAGTGTCCAGTTGTGCTCTATTTggtcttttcattttttttaaagggtTGGGCATTTATTGGTGTTTCTTTTAAAGTGGCAACTAAAATTCAGTTAGTTTGTACTTTATGGAAATAATGAGTTTCGTTTATAAgcattcattattatatttaattatattttattctgttttcttttttttttgttctatgTGTTGGTTTCTTTCAGTTGAAAATACATTCAATGGTTGTTATATTTAGGTCATGTTGAAATTATGCCATATGTTCCTATGAATATGTATGCATGAATATAACTTggatacatacacatatatgttacatatatCTCATCATTGTTCTGTTACATTTAGTACATgcagatatacatacatacatatacatacatacaatgctatgtatatagttatttgtttgttaatagattttgttttaaacatttataaatatgtatttcgaTTTTCTATTCCCTCAtctcgttttgtttttatagttaagtttaacatttattaagaGCTGCACGCTCAACAATTAGAGCTGTTCCTTGACTTTGTTTATAAgttgttagttttgtttttagttagGATATCAATTAACTTTCTCATGTTTTGCATCTCCATCAGCCGTGTACAACATTTAAAGCTTGactatttttttcgtttttcgtttttttttagtatcttggggttttgttttatatatactttatttttagagTTACTTATTGTTTTCTGGAATTTCAAAACCAGCCGCACAGTTACTCTACAATAAAAATTCGCCACTTCTTAGGGCATTATTGACGCAACATTTAACACCTATTTATagtatgcatttttttgtttattaatttcatgttGTTTGTCATTTTCCAATTTGCACATGCACACTCGTAtcgtaattaattaaagttaatgtaaaaaaatctaaaaaaaaagttttatcCCCTTTGTTTTTGAAGGGGGGGTTTCCTCTATAGCACACATACCGATctcataattttcttttaatttttcgtttcgtatttttttcttttttggcttGGGCCACAACAAttaatatctatatataatgTAGTACTGTTATACTTTGGAAAACTCTACTAGGGTTCGTTAGTAGTTAGACGTCCTGGTTGGACAGATTCCAATCTTCTTATTTACTGTGGTTCTTTCTTTTCGTGTTTTTGCAAGGgtttcttttggcttttctgtGTGGCACATGCAtacatttctatttttatttctatttcaatcGAGTTTGGCCCTAAATTCATGTGAATTTTCAAACGCAACGTCTTTTTTATGTTGCTATGGCTTTTTAAGCTGCAAACGAACGATGATCGTGAAACAgttatgattatgatgattAATAATCAATTGGAAGGTTTCTAAGTTCTGTCTATGGCTGCTGAACAAtctcattaatttttatgtgttttttgcttttttattgttatattttcaaGCATTTCACTTTAGTTAgttattaaatgattttttttttttaaatttttattgctatttttatgATAGTTTTTCGGCTACACTTAAATTGTTGCTAGCATTCTATTTAAAACATTATGCACGAGTTTTTATACCCTGGCAGATAAAATTCATAAGAATATTATCTCTTCTTATTTAAGTAATCATATGCTGCTCAAGGGTATTTAATATTCGGCTTGCCGAAAAATATGTAGTTTTCCTTCATGTGAGTTTGTTTTTCTGTGGTAATTGGACATACATAAATGAGATGtaaaatgtgtttgtgttttaaaattttaattattaatatatacaaaaaaaagtcgGCTCagtcaaatatatatgtatgtggtatatatatatttatgtgtgtacaatactatatagtatgtaatgtatgtatgcagTTACGCataatagtattatattattaatatcgaTCTAAACAAATCTATAACACagaacacatacatacacacatacttgtacaaatacataaattaaattaagtccATAACAATTATATATGAGGCATAAACGAAATACACAAGTACGCATACTGTAccttaattattataataattataattacaatcaTTGTTTGtgacatttgttgttgttgttgtgttgtggttgATGTTTCTTGTTTCGAaacattttcgttttgtgtttCCCCTACGATTCCAAAACCCATGACAAGCAGCATTTGTGTTGAtccttgtttgtttttggtttcaatatacaatatgtaaTAATCAGTCGCATAAATGAATCAccttgcttttgttgttgcgctaTAAACATTCGCTTTGCTGGCCTATAGAACGCACCACCCatcacctctctctctctctctcgctctctcgcactACCTTTCACACgcacattcaaaaaataccatttaaaaaaaataccaacaattaaaagtaaacaacttAAAGCGACAGTCACACTTTTGTTTGCATACATTCCACACATTCACACCGAAATGCACATGATTTGCCATTCACACACTCAatcacacacacgtacatacATTCTAATGCTGAAGGATGCGCATCTTTTTGGCCAGCGTTGTCTCCGTCTGCTGCAGCTTTCGCTTGCTGCTGTAATTGCACAGCTTATTGGAGACCTTGCTTAGTGTCATTGCCGATGACGTCATGAGATCCAATGCCTGGAGGCTGTTGTCCAGTTCATCGAGTGCGGAGAGCGCCGTTGTTGTGGCGGTTGCCGTGCCAATGATTGATGACGTTTGATTGTGACGATCACCGGGATCGATGTCAATGTCGATGAGCTGATTGGCCAACGGATCCTCGTCATAAGGATCGTAGGGGGGtcttaattattgtttaaacaCAAATAGACCCGTGGGATCCCACTCGTTGTCATCGACGGGTCCAAAGCATTCATCGAAATACCATTCCATTGTCTTGTACACATGACTCAGCGATCTGGTAATCGCATGATCCTCATCCGGATACACTTGATGTCGGAACTTCACCTGCTGATCGACGAGGGCGCGCACCAGCATCAGCGTGTGCTCCTGATGCACCAACGTATCCGCAGTGCCGTGCATGAGCATTAGATTGCGTCCCTTGATGTTGCCCGCCTTCATTGTGAGATCTGCCTCCTGCAGCGCACGCAAATAGTCGCCCTTCAGCGGTATATACCGCTCCGTAAAGAACGAGTCTACAGCGAGTGAGAGAAGCGTTAGTTGAAGATCAGGTACCTAGTGTTCTCAAGCTACTCACAGTGATAGCCAAAGCTGACAATGGGATTGATGGCGACGGCACATTGCAGCACCTGCTGCGAGTCATCGATGAGCATCATTGCGGACGCATAGCCGCCGTAGCCCCAGCCAAAGGCGCAGATGCGCAACGGATCAATGAACTTGAGATTATCGCGCAAATAACTGTCAGAATCAAAAGAAATTGTTGTAGTATTGTAACGTATATGGGACCTTATTGGGAGCATCGCTTACGTGAGCACGCCCAGCTGATCTTCGACCTCAACGGTGCCCAGTTTGCCGTGTACTTGAGTACGCAACAGTTCGCCTTGATAGccactgccacgcccatcgATCTGAGCCACAATAAAGCTGCGCTGGCTGCACAAATACCAATTCCAATCCACCTGGAAACGCTCCGTCACCAGCTGCGAACCCGGCGAGGCGTCGCTGTATCAATGGAAGTGCataattgtattataatattacaGTCGAACTGAAAACCAAGGTGCTTTTTTTCTGATTCATTTGTAATTACAAATGACAAGAATCgaattgttttgaaatttagCTTTATTAAGAAACGAACCGTTTAAACACATTACAAACCGAAACAAACTCGAACAAAGCGAATACTAAAAGATTTGGTTCACAAAAcaattcaatcaattaatgATGTATcaaaatttccaaatataaCAACTTAAAAAGACAAAGTTAAGTATACGtattagattttttaattatcataaatGCTCGAAAGAAAAATGTCTCTAAATGTCCCTACCATGACCCATCAACCCATTTAACCTCAAGCTAAGCTTAGCATTAATAAAGGGAAGGGTCTGAGTACTTACACATGCAGAACCAGGGGAAAGGcgacctcctcctcctcgcgCATGCCGGGCGGCAAAAAGAGCCGCACTTGGGCATGGAATCCATGCCGAATCTCCACACTAAAAGTGCGCATCTGTGGAATCGCCAGTTGGGAGAGACGATGTCGCAGCACATCCCCGGCATTGAGGACGAAGATCTTGTCATTGCTGGCCGTCTCGACGAGATAAACGCTGGGCGCCTCGGGGCCCAGACACTCCTGCACATAGTAGCTATAGTCGCGACTGAATTGCACACGATTGTACAGACAATTCTTGGGTATATCGTAGATGCAATCGTCCGGCTCGAGACGCGCCACAATGTCCTCCCAGCGTTCGCCACGTTGCCATTCGGCGGCATTAGTGCTGCGGGCCCGATGGAGGCGATAGGTCGCCTCAGTGTTGTCGCAGGTGAGGCAAGTGGGTTGCGTTGATGTGATGTAGGTGCGATTCGATTCGGTGACGTTTAGTTTAAGGCTGATCTTGTAGAGGTGCCGTTCGCCCGGCCGCTTCTCAGGAGCAGCCATAAAGTAAACGATCTCATGTCCCTCATCCCAGCCCACAATTTCGGTCACCTCAAACCGACCCATGGTCAAGGGGACCGGACGTCGATCCAGTGACGAAATGAACACCACATGACGATAGTGTCCATGTTCGCCGTCGCGCACCGGCAATCGCTTGAGCAGATAGCCACCGTTGGAGATCTCGTATGTCGTTTGACCATTCGTCACATTCGCCTGGCTATCCGCAATTGACGCAGCTCCTCCGCCGCTATCGGCATCCGGACGCAGCACGCCGGCACTGCGCAGCTGGGCAGCGATGCGAGCCGAGAATATGGGTCGCTCGGCGGGCAGCACCCAGCCATCGTTGATGGTCACCTCTGTGTGCACGACCTGGCAGTGAAAGTGTGGCGCCCGACAGATCACCGTTGTCGCTTTGGTCTGATCCCGATTTGTTACCGTCACCGACAGATCGATGGGCGAGGCCCAGGTTAAGCCGCCCACATAGCTGCCATTGCCCAGCTCGGCGGGTAGTTTGATTTGTGTGGGGAACATGTATTTGGTCACCGCCAGATTGACCACGTTCACCGTCACGTTGGGATTGCGTGCGCCAGCCTTGGGGTAGCGTTGACTCAGCACCGCCGGGTACTTGATGTCGTCGCCCATCCAAGTGTATCTGTTGGGTCAACAGAGAGGGTCTGTGTTAGTAGCTGTCTCTGAGTTAGAAATGTAATAACATCTACATTGTCTTTTATAGACCCTTTACTATGAAGTTTGAGTCGTGTAGGATATTTACTAattctgaaaatattattattgcattttagaATTGCGCATTGAAAAGTTGACTTTAAGTTGTACGACTTTTCCCTCACTAAAAGTTAGTTTTGGATTGAAAAGATACATCTGCTTCGACTTCTGAGGACCCTTTACTAGTTAGGAAATGTATTCCTTAGCCAAACCATagtattaacattttaaatgtttgatttATGGCACATAATTGTGAAACATCATCTAAATAAAAGAAGGGCTGAACAAATAGATACTCTGCATTGCGAAATGTGTTGTTTGTAACTTGTTGATGAGTATGTGTTTTCCTCGGTTATGCTTTAATTGCATTATATAGATTTGTATTGATTGTAAAAAAGTGAATGTTTTCTTCAGACCCATTTCAATTTTACTCAAAAGTgttaatatcaaattttatagACTAGTAGATACACTGAACTGCTAAATGAATTGGATATAGCTTGAGGAAATGTTTATATACTCtttaaagataatttaattgcatttaaagtgCTGGTATTAAAAATTATCGACTAGAAGACACCCTGTAGTGCAAAATGAGTTAGTTATAGCTTGAGGAACAGTATATGATTTCTTCACAATTATTTCAActgcattaaaatatgtttttttttaaatatgatcGACTAGAAGACACCCTGTAGTGCAAAATGAGTTAATTATAGCTTGAGGAAGAGTGTGTGTTTACTtcagaaatatttcaattcactcaaatgttttttttcaaaaGTGATCGACTAGCAGACACCCTGCAGTTCAACAAGAGTTAGTTATAGCTTGATAAAGAGTGTGTGTTTTCATCagaattatttaaactatactcaaatacattttttttcaaaaatgtgATCGACAAGCAGATACCCTGTAGTCCAAAATTAGTTAGTTATAGCTTGATGAAGAGTATGTGTTTacttcaaaattatttcaaatatcaaatatattttttttttcaaaaatgtgATCGACTAGCAGACACCCTGTAGCCCCTCAAATGGACAACTCACTTGTATTCGTTGACTTCGCTATCGTTGAAACTCAAGAAGGCGAGAAAATGACTGTCCGGCGAGAAGGCAATGCTGCTTCTGCGACTCTCCAGCTCCGGGACATTCTCGTAGGTCCAATCGGGTACGCCATTGTAGAAGACACCCGCTGCGCCCGTCTGCGTGATGCGACAGACGAGCTCGCCCTGCACCTTTGGCTTGTAATAGATGTCGTTGTGATGCACAAATGCGATGGCCTGATTGAGAGAGTAGGCACCCTTTGAGGCGCCACCGTTTGCGCCAGCATTCGCCTGACTTCCGTGCTCACTGCCGCTCGCTGTGGCGCTTGTGGTGGGCGGTGATTTGCCAGCACCGCCAGCTGCAGCGCCTGCTAGACTATTGAGTATGATGCTGCCGCTGGGCAGCGGCGACATCGTCGTTGTGGACGGTGCTTGGCCAGCCGACGAaggaggcggcggcggtggtggcggATTGATGGGCGCCCAGACGACGTGCTGCAGACGTGGCGCCTCGGCAATGTTCTCCGTTGGTCCCAAGGGGAATGTGTTGGCCGTTTGCACCTCATAAACGTGGTGTCTGCAaattaaagaaagaaagtgTATTAGTTCTGAGTGAGAAGCTGCAAAGTAAAGACAGTTGCTTACCTTGAACCTTCTGCATTGCTGTCCGATTGCAGCAAGACGTATTTCTGATCTGGCGCTACCAGAAACGATTCCGCATTCAATTGGCGCTAGAGAGGGAAGAGAGCTAAGCTATAAACTGTACTTTCTAACTCGTGCATTTTACTCACAAATGTGGAATTGGTCATAAGAATGCGCGTCGTATAATCGGCCATATTGAGTATCGATAGGCCGCCCGTTGGATCGCGATAAACAAGCTCGTGATCTGCAAAAGTTAACAATTACTTTCAAGTCCGATTTATTGTCGAATTCGACGCATGCTCTACCATTGCTCCAGGTGCCGTTGAAGGGCTTCCACTGCAAACTTTTGCTGAGAATATCGCTGGGCAGCATTCGTCGCCCCCGAATGCGCAATCCCTCATCCTCAGGCGATAGCAGAAATATCGAGAATATGATCAAGCTGAAGACGGCGGCGATCACCAGCAGGGCTATGAATATGCCACGCCAATTGCGTCGCTCTGGAGATATGGCCACCAATTCCtgcaaaaaaacacaaacacacaaaatatccAATTACAAATACTGAAGAATACATTTACATAGTTTAAAATTGCTTACGATTATAGCTGAAAAAGTCAATTTGTtcctataaatatattgcgTTAGATATGCATATTAAGTATTAAGTATAAGTTTCTTTACTACCAAAAATATGCGTTAAAATATTATGCATGttaaatattaagcatacgtttatgaatataaaatattaagtatatggGCAAATCCCAGAAACAGTCCACCAGCgagcaatttttaaatttcacattttctaatttttctttatatggAACATTAAAGTAGATATGGCATCttaagaatttaaagcaaaaaagaaatttcgatcattataaatgcacaaatttgtatcaaacccaattttatttataattttcataattttacttgAATTCGTGCTCTGCGCACACCTTCAAATCCCTATTTTATTCTTCGCAATTTTTTGCCTCTGCTTGGGCTCACACACAAATCTAAAGTAAATCACGTTGAAATAATTGTGAAGcacatttatataataaataatgtttagttcaaattaaaagatttttgtcTTATGTTAATGTCAGCGGAAAAagtgtagcgtgcgacacaATGGGTTTACAGCTTTGCTAAAAATCTAGAAACATTATTAAGACCAAACGATCGGATTTTGTCTTCTAATATTCTTAACTTTCTTTAGGATATTAACTTTCATAGGGTTTATTTTGCAGAATTCGCTAAAAATTgcgtttgaaatgaaaattttgaaactgaCTTCCACTTGgtgtagcgtgcgacacgtcacaattttattaattattttcaaaacagtgACTCCAGTGAAATTGAATCTTATACCCTCCGAAAGTACTCTCAATTCACTCTAAACACATAACAAAAGTTTAcggtaaatctttaaaaaaacccccaaaaaattgattttcattagctaaaaTCGTGCGAatgtagcgtgcgacacgtgggatttgcccatatgttttgtatttcataaaaatgtatgtaaattaaatattaagtatacgtctCACACTAGTTTCAATAAATCAGTTTCATTGAAGCTGTCTTTGCgcacattaagtatacgtcaaGTTGTATTCTTTGGAAAGcttaagtatgtatgtaataatgATTAGAAATTATTCTCATGTTtccaattaaatattcttatatatttaagtttaacaagtttaatttgtataatgcTTCAAGGACGATTACACctcatattaagtatacgtagtaTAACGCTATGAAtaaatttgcttattttttttttttttgttattccaAAGTTGTTGATTAATTGCCATTATTAGCAGATTTGTTACCCGTACTTCAAAAACCGCTAATGATTTACATGATGATTCATTTGGGATGTCGACGCATTCGAAGTGCTAATGGCTTCTTGATGGAACGTGTGGCTCTGATTGTTGCTACTACAAAGTGCTTGCGTGTATTCTctatattttccatttaccattttctattttctatttgctgctttccattttcattGTCCATAATTTGCCAAATGACCTTTGCTGCACCCACTCTTGGTATTCGACTTAAGGCCAACTCAATgtaattgaacattttgttCATAATCAAATATGCGTAGTTTCACTTTAGTGAATGCGACTACCAGATACCCTACACTTTCATAACATTACAATCTACAGAATATTTGATTGTTTGAAGGGTATATATAAGCATATTTTGCTGCCATTTGTCAACGTTCGTTAACGTCTAACGAATGAGTTTCATCTTTGACTTGATAGAACTGAAattgatgatgctgatgatgatgttgatgagcataaagttgttgttgttgatggagGGGGGAAGATGCAGATGAGAATAATGATGCTTTAACctcttttgttttggtttcgctgttgttgtggaCTTGTTTGTCTAAGTAGTTTATGGCGCTAGCTAActgaaaaattgcatttttattctTGTGTTGCCTTGAGGACGTTTTAATGAGtttctctttgttttatttgcggAGATAACATCTATTGATTTTGCAAGCCAGCAgcgcaagaaaaaaaaaacaaatgccacAAGCCAGCAATGTGAagaactaaaataaaattgccaaTCAAATCCGAGGGAAGGCACAAAAGtttgccgaaaaaaaaaacaaaaacaaaaaaacgaaatttagGGACAAAAGCCGGCAATTGATGTTCTGGCAGTggcagcttttgctttttactttTGCCCACATTCAGCGCTCAGTATTCAGCGCAATCAAGCGCGAATTTCGAATTGTGGAAGGCGTGTGGCGAAAACAAGGCAAAGTTGAAGGCGGAGGCGGATTGGGGGGCGCGTCACGTCGTCCTTGATGCGCTTAATTGACAAGCGAACGCCAATGAAATTAAGGCtaaaattcacacacacacacacagacacacattcacacatatatgcaacaacaactggcacaACATGACTGAGTGCACATAACTGCagtaaaactattttaatgcattttacatGTGCAGCTGCTTTGGCTAGAGGGCAact
Coding sequences:
- the LOC117577963 gene encoding inactive dipeptidyl peptidase 10 isoform X2, producing the protein MSVDLSAQQEPTISVITTVPVAQNGGEMDALLLGRIGELVAISPERRNWRGIFIALLVIAAVFSLIIFSIFLLSPEDEGLRIRGRRMLPSDILSKSLQWKPFNGTWSNDHELVYRDPTGGLSILNMADYTTRILMTNSTFRQLNAESFLVAPDQKYVLLQSDSNAEGSRHHVYEVQTANTFPLGPTENIAEAPRLQHVVWAPINPPPPPPPPSSAGQAPSTTTMSPLPSGSIILNSLAGAAAGGAGKSPPTTSATASGSEHGSQANAGANGGASKGAYSLNQAIAFVHHNDIYYKPKVQGELVCRITQTGAAGVFYNGVPDWTYENVPELESRRSSIAFSPDSHFLAFLSFNDSEVNEYKYTWMGDDIKYPAVLSQRYPKAGARNPNVTVNVVNLAVTKYMFPTQIKLPAELGNGSYVGGLTWASPIDLSVTVTNRDQTKATTVICRAPHFHCQVVHTEVTINDGWVLPAERPIFSARIAAQLRSAGVLRPDADSGGGAASIADSQANVTNGQTTYEISNGGYLLKRLPVRDGEHGHYRHVVFISSLDRRPVPLTMGRFEVTEIVGWDEGHEIVYFMAAPEKRPGERHLYKISLKLNVTESNRTYITSTQPTCLTCDNTEATYRLHRARSTNAAEWQRGERWEDIVARLEPDDCIYDIPKNCLYNRVQFSRDYSYYVQECLGPEAPSVYLVETASNDKIFVLNAGDVLRHRLSQLAIPQMRTFSVEIRHGFHAQVRLFLPPGMREEEEVAFPLVLHVDASPGSQLVTERFQVDWNWYLCSQRSFIVAQIDGRGSGYQGELLRTQVHGKLGTVEVEDQLGVLTYLRDNLKFIDPLRICAFGWGYGGYASAMMLIDDSQQVLQCAVAINPIVSFGYHYSFFTERYIPLKGDYLRALQEADLTMKAGNIKGRNLMLMHGTADTLVHQEHTLMLVRALVDQQVKFRHQVYPDEDHAITRSLSHVYKTMEWYFDECFGPVDDNEWDPTGLFVFKQ
- the LOC117577963 gene encoding inactive dipeptidyl peptidase 10 isoform X3, encoding MQTNVQIDSKNLRSNDDNFRSRSHHITIEELVAISPERRNWRGIFIALLVIAAVFSLIIFSIFLLSPEDEGLRIRGRRMLPSDILSKSLQWKPFNGTWSNDHELVYRDPTGGLSILNMADYTTRILMTNSTFRQLNAESFLVAPDQKYVLLQSDSNAEGSRHHVYEVQTANTFPLGPTENIAEAPRLQHVVWAPINPPPPPPPPSSAGQAPSTTTMSPLPSGSIILNSLAGAAAGGAGKSPPTTSATASGSEHGSQANAGANGGASKGAYSLNQAIAFVHHNDIYYKPKVQGELVCRITQTGAAGVFYNGVPDWTYENVPELESRRSSIAFSPDSHFLAFLSFNDSEVNEYKYTWMGDDIKYPAVLSQRYPKAGARNPNVTVNVVNLAVTKYMFPTQIKLPAELGNGSYVGGLTWASPIDLSVTVTNRDQTKATTVICRAPHFHCQVVHTEVTINDGWVLPAERPIFSARIAAQLRSAGVLRPDADSGGGAASIADSQANVTNGQTTYEISNGGYLLKRLPVRDGEHGHYRHVVFISSLDRRPVPLTMGRFEVTEIVGWDEGHEIVYFMAAPEKRPGERHLYKISLKLNVTESNRTYITSTQPTCLTCDNTEATYRLHRARSTNAAEWQRGERWEDIVARLEPDDCIYDIPKNCLYNRVQFSRDYSYYVQECLGPEAPSVYLVETASNDKIFVLNAGDVLRHRLSQLAIPQMRTFSVEIRHGFHAQVRLFLPPGMREEEEVAFPLVLHVDASPGSQLVTERFQVDWNWYLCSQRSFIVAQIDGRGSGYQGELLRTQVHGKLGTVEVEDQLGVLTYLRDNLKFIDPLRICAFGWGYGGYASAMMLIDDSQQVLQCAVAINPIVSFGYHYSFFTERYIPLKGDYLRALQEADLTMKAGNIKGRNLMLMHGTADTLVHQEHTLMLVRALVDQQVKFRHQVYPDEDHAITRSLSHVYKTMEWYFDECFGPVDDNEWDPTGLFVFKQ
- the LOC117577963 gene encoding inactive dipeptidyl peptidase 10 isoform X1; the protein is MVEIQKPHSALKRPSLKRETVVVNNSAPTIKKVTLVPKDEELVAISPERRNWRGIFIALLVIAAVFSLIIFSIFLLSPEDEGLRIRGRRMLPSDILSKSLQWKPFNGTWSNDHELVYRDPTGGLSILNMADYTTRILMTNSTFRQLNAESFLVAPDQKYVLLQSDSNAEGSRHHVYEVQTANTFPLGPTENIAEAPRLQHVVWAPINPPPPPPPPSSAGQAPSTTTMSPLPSGSIILNSLAGAAAGGAGKSPPTTSATASGSEHGSQANAGANGGASKGAYSLNQAIAFVHHNDIYYKPKVQGELVCRITQTGAAGVFYNGVPDWTYENVPELESRRSSIAFSPDSHFLAFLSFNDSEVNEYKYTWMGDDIKYPAVLSQRYPKAGARNPNVTVNVVNLAVTKYMFPTQIKLPAELGNGSYVGGLTWASPIDLSVTVTNRDQTKATTVICRAPHFHCQVVHTEVTINDGWVLPAERPIFSARIAAQLRSAGVLRPDADSGGGAASIADSQANVTNGQTTYEISNGGYLLKRLPVRDGEHGHYRHVVFISSLDRRPVPLTMGRFEVTEIVGWDEGHEIVYFMAAPEKRPGERHLYKISLKLNVTESNRTYITSTQPTCLTCDNTEATYRLHRARSTNAAEWQRGERWEDIVARLEPDDCIYDIPKNCLYNRVQFSRDYSYYVQECLGPEAPSVYLVETASNDKIFVLNAGDVLRHRLSQLAIPQMRTFSVEIRHGFHAQVRLFLPPGMREEEEVAFPLVLHVDASPGSQLVTERFQVDWNWYLCSQRSFIVAQIDGRGSGYQGELLRTQVHGKLGTVEVEDQLGVLTYLRDNLKFIDPLRICAFGWGYGGYASAMMLIDDSQQVLQCAVAINPIVSFGYHYSFFTERYIPLKGDYLRALQEADLTMKAGNIKGRNLMLMHGTADTLVHQEHTLMLVRALVDQQVKFRHQVYPDEDHAITRSLSHVYKTMEWYFDECFGPVDDNEWDPTGLFVFKQ